One segment of Candidatus Pelagibacter ubique HTCC1062 DNA contains the following:
- a CDS encoding glycosyltransferase family 4 protein yields the protein MKVSISLFGKFHAFYMAKALHKANHLNKIITSYPKFLVKPKLPSKNIKSLFFYEILSRLLRFLQKFKIIKIDINPFVSNLYSKSVAKKIDMDNDIVVSWSSKSLEIFEKLKKTKTIKILERGSSHALFQQEILKEEYKLLGLKEPKFLNNTALIAKQLKEYDLADYISVPSSFVKKTFTDNGIDKEKIIVINYGIDENQFIRANKTKKNDKFIVLYVGSTEVRKGIHYLLDAIKILNNENIELHIVGEISDFLKSIIPDKKNIKLFGHINQNQLYKFYNNADCLVQPAIEEGQSIVQIQSLFCGTPIIFTKNTGGIDFFYDENIKGDEVDIRSPKQISEKINHFILNPENLKKYSNEITIIAKKKLTIEAYGARLVKKYNEILTK from the coding sequence ATGAAAGTCTCTATTTCATTATTTGGAAAATTTCATGCATTTTACATGGCAAAAGCATTGCATAAAGCTAATCATTTAAATAAAATTATAACCTCATATCCTAAATTTTTGGTTAAACCTAAATTACCAAGTAAAAATATTAAAAGCCTTTTTTTTTATGAAATTTTGTCAAGACTATTGAGATTTTTACAAAAATTTAAAATCATAAAAATTGATATAAATCCATTTGTCTCAAATTTATATAGTAAGTCAGTAGCTAAAAAGATAGATATGGATAATGACATAGTCGTAAGTTGGTCCAGTAAATCTCTAGAAATTTTCGAAAAACTAAAAAAAACAAAAACAATTAAAATTTTAGAGAGAGGCTCTTCTCATGCTTTATTTCAACAAGAAATATTAAAAGAGGAATATAAGTTATTGGGTCTAAAAGAGCCCAAGTTTTTAAATAACACAGCATTGATTGCAAAACAATTGAAGGAATATGATTTAGCTGATTATATATCTGTACCATCATCATTTGTTAAAAAAACTTTTACAGATAATGGTATTGATAAAGAAAAAATTATTGTTATCAATTACGGGATAGATGAAAATCAATTCATAAGAGCTAATAAAACAAAAAAAAATGATAAGTTTATAGTTTTATACGTAGGTTCAACTGAAGTGAGAAAAGGAATACATTATTTATTAGATGCAATTAAAATTTTAAATAATGAAAATATAGAACTTCATATAGTTGGAGAAATATCTGACTTTTTAAAATCAATTATACCAGATAAAAAAAATATTAAATTATTTGGTCATATTAATCAAAATCAACTATATAAATTTTATAATAATGCTGATTGTTTAGTTCAACCAGCTATAGAAGAGGGCCAATCTATTGTTCAAATTCAATCGCTTTTTTGTGGTACTCCAATTATTTTTACAAAAAATACAGGAGGCATAGATTTTTTTTACGATGAAAATATTAAAGGAGATGAAGTAGATATCAGATCACCTAAACAAATTTCTGAAAAAATTAACCACTTTATATTAAATCCAGAAAATCTAAAAAAATATTCTAATGAAATAACAATAATAGCAAAAAAGAAATTAACTATAGAAGCTTATGGTGCGAGATTAGTAAAAAAATATAATGAAATTTTGACCAAATGA